One Hippoglossus hippoglossus isolate fHipHip1 chromosome 5, fHipHip1.pri, whole genome shotgun sequence genomic window carries:
- the ccdc66 gene encoding coiled-coil domain-containing protein 66 isoform X4 — MNLGDGLLFELENGKPRLILLSHGVEKNPNKLLRPRVTNILSSRQPSCLEEVQGEERPARQQAGRYREARSKAAGAATSLNSHTSTTRERSTTLISSKTQEHLNQGGIKAVAKVKSDRHKQSSTVASPRANGKTGKPQKSEARAGGKAGLKDAPASGDAGLRDNMVVLTREQLQQLLNTIKSQQPPEDHRTQGSQSGTSVNEGEMKEEDRGGGEVVKKGEGGGGGGGGGGVTDTTETSQDKDNRMSACLFSWMGQRQSDSRSVIDAKKAQWRRELDEQVELKAQQQQRWAPGRIQAEEDAESVLSVHSSFSHREQPAAIRSSLKLGEVTPMAEVLSGGRREEERRRWLEELNRQREEANERKRREKLLQNQTEDHELWATHFDSMQQRPPVHTAAPSAPPPAPSRGSERGDWEPSSSLSLVWEATSSCGAESVAGASVDTTNGYQSRASHLRTMTALLDPTQIEERERRRLKQLEQQRAIEAQMEEQRQQREREEARRREEEETEARRLLLEREKLQRQYELDTLRERQKVQEKSSQQTEQPRKGHSEERLQETPQPSAVTTRAEHLEEDVSSSVPPFKDTAVQTEAVPALSLRAEVQTPDVFAQYQPAPFLSAAPPPNSKNPAVRTGKENICLPGGGGGGGGDPYETFARTERSMTDKRRPEWNTQRPSRRFVPASERYPAALQRNRQESRLKRQAELVALQGRTCLSRTEAPPPPAPPPHQDPRLCSNTQTRTAAHSQVGGPIISPASSNERGRSPPVPAVRHRVQSQQASNPLPPPVLDFIPYIRTDEITLDPLEPPELPPPHTVSPQSSVSPPAPPHQDHSHTTRQQEILRSLAQLRQGLLQKQRELESDLNPLLKHHNNELRSPSAMHHK; from the exons ATGAACCTCGG AGATGGCCTCCTGTTTGAGCTGGAAAACGGGAAACCCAGGTTGATTTTACTTAGTCACG GTGTTGAAAAGAATCCAAATAAG CTGCTTAGGCCCAGAGTGACGAACATCTTGAGCTCCAGACAGCCCTCCTGTTtggaggaggtgcagggagaGGAGCGTCCAGCCCGGCAGCAGGCAGGCAGATACAGAGAGGCCAGGAGCAaggcagcaggagcagccacCTCCTTGAACTCCCACACCTCCACAACCAGAGAGAGGAGCACCACTTTGATATCATCTAAGACGCAAGAACATCTGAACCAGGGCGGCATCAAAGCTGTTGCCAAG gtgaagtcagacagacacaaacagtcCTCCACCGTTGCATCCCCGAGAGCCAATGGGAAAACAGGGAAGCCTCAGAAAAGTGAGGCGCGAGCTGGAGGAAAGGCGGGACTAAAGGATGCGCCGGCCAGTGGGGATGCAGGACTGAGAGACAACATGGTGGTTCTGACCAGGGAGCaactccagcagctcctcaacACCATCAAGAGCCAACAACCACCAGAGGACCACAGAACCCAGG GCTCACAATCTGGCACCTCAGTGAATGAAGGAGAGATgaaggaggaagacagaggaggaggggaagtagtgaagaagggagaaggaggtggaggtggtggaggtggtggaggtgtaACTGATACAACTGAAACCTCTCAGGATAAAGACAACAG gATGTCTGCGTGTTTGTTCAGCTGGATGGGGCAGCGACAGTCAGACAGCAGATCTGTCATCGACGCCAAGAAGGCTCAGTGGAGGAGAGAACTTG ACGAGCAGGTGGAATTGaaagcgcagcagcagcagcgttggGCTCCTGGGAGAATCCAG gctGAGGAGGACGCAGAGAGTGTGTTATCAGTTCACAGCTCGTTCAGCCACAGAGAGCAGCCTGCAGCCATCAGATCCAGCCTCAAGCTCGGG GAGGTCACACCAATGGCCGAAGTGTTGagtggtgggaggagggaggaggagaggagacggtgGCTGGAGGAACTGAAccgacagagagaggaggccaATGAACGCAAGAGGCGAGAGAAACTGCTCCAGAACCAG ACAGAGGACCATGAGCTCTGGGCCACACACTTTGACTCGATGCAGCAGAGGCCTCCTGTccacactgcagctccatcagctccacctccagccCCGTCCAGGGGGTCTGAGCGAGGGGACTGGGAGCCGTCCTCCAGCCTGTCCCTGGTCTGGGAGGCCACGAGCAGCTGTGGAGCAGAGAGTGTAGCGGGGGCCAGCGTGGACACGACCAACGGCTACCAGAGCAGAGCCAG CCATCTGAGGACCATGACTGCCCTGCTGGACCCCACCCAGatagaggaaagagagaggaggaggctcaaacagctggagcagcag AGAGCGATCGAAGCCCAGATGGaggagcagcggcagcagagggagcgagaggaggccaggaggagagaggaggaggaaacggAGGCGAGGAGGCTGTTGCTGGAgagggagaagctgcagagacagTATGAGCTGGACACACTGAGGGAGAGGCAGAAG gTGCAGGAGAAGTCGAGTCAACAGACGGAACAACCGAGGAAAGGCCACAGTGAGGAGAGACTGCAGGAGACGCCACAGCCCAGTG cAGTCACCACACGGGCTGAGCATTTGGAGGAGGATGTTAGCAGTTCAGTCCCCCCATTCAAAGACACTGCTGTACAGACAG AGGCAGTTCCTGCTCTCTCGCTCAGAGCAGAAGTTCAGACTCCTGACGTCTTTGCACAGTACCAGCCAGCTCCctttctgtctgctgctcctcctccaaaCAGCAAGAACCCGGCAGTGAGAACAGGcaaggagaacatctgtctgccag gaggaggaggaggaggaggaggagacccaTACGAAACGTTTGCCCGGACGGAGAGGAGCATGACGGACAAGAGGAGGCCAGAGTGGAACACGCAGAG GCCCAGCCGGAGGTTCGTTCCTGCCTCGGAGCGTTAccctgctgctctgcagaggaacagacagGAGAGTCGACTGAAGAGGCAGGCCGAGCTCGTCGCACTGCAGGGGAGGACATGTCTGTCCAGGACcgaggctcctcctcctcctgctcctcctccgcaCCAGGATCCTCGTCTCTGCTCCAACACACAGACCAGAACTGCAGCTCACAGTCAG GTGGGAGGACCGATCATCTCTCCAGCCTCCAGCAATGAAAG GGGGCGCTCTCCTCCCGTCCCTGCTGTCAGACACAGAGTGCAGAGTCAGCAGGCCTCcaatcctcttcctcctccagttcTGGACTTTATCCCTTATATCCGAACTGATGAAATCACTCTGGACCCACTGGAGCCTCCTGAGCTCCCCCCGCCACACACAG TTTCTCCTCAGAGCTCAgtgtctcctcctgctcctcctcatcaaGACCACTCCCACACAACTCGACAGCAGGAGATCCTGAGAAGCCTGGCTCAGCTACGGCAg gGTTTATTACAGAAGCAGAGAGAACTGGAGTCGGACCTGAACCCTCTACTGAAGCACCACAACAACGAGCTCAGGTCACCCTCGGCAATGCATCAcaagtga
- the ccdc66 gene encoding coiled-coil domain-containing protein 66 isoform X3, with translation MNLGDGLLFELENGKPRLILLSHGVEKNPNKLLRPRVTNILSSRQPSCLEEVQGEERPARQQAGRYREARSKAAGAATSLNSHTSTTRERSTTLISSKTQEHLNQGGIKAVAKVKSDRHKQSSTVASPRANGKTGKPQKSEARAGGKAGLKDAPASGDAGLRDNMVVLTREQLQQLLNTIKSQQPPEDHRTQGSQSGTSVNEGEMKEEDRGGGEVVKKGEGGGGGGGGGGVTDTTETSQDKDNRMGQRQSDSRSVIDAKKAQWRRELDEQVELKAQQQQRWAPGRIQAEEDAESVLSVHSSFSHREQPAAIRSSLKLGEVTPMAEVLSGGRREEERRRWLEELNRQREEANERKRREKLLQNQTEDHELWATHFDSMQQRPPVHTAAPSAPPPAPSRGSERGDWEPSSSLSLVWEATSSCGAESVAGASVDTTNGYQSRASHLRTMTALLDPTQIEERERRRLKQLEQQRAIEAQMEEQRQQREREEARRREEEETEARRLLLEREKLQRQYELDTLRERQKVQEKSSQQTEQPRKGHSEERLQETPQPSAVTTRAEHLEEDVSSSVPPFKDTAVQTEAVPALSLRAEVQTPDVFAQYQPAPFLSAAPPPNSKNPAVRTGKENICLPGGGGGGGGGGGGGGGGGGDPYETFARTERSMTDKRRPEWNTQRPSRRFVPASERYPAALQRNRQESRLKRQAELVALQGRTCLSRTEAPPPPAPPPHQDPRLCSNTQTRTAAHSQVGGPIISPASSNERGRSPPVPAVRHRVQSQQASNPLPPPVLDFIPYIRTDEITLDPLEPPELPPPHTVSPQSSVSPPAPPHQDHSHTTRQQEILRSLAQLRQGLLQKQRELESDLNPLLKHHNNELRSPSAMHHK, from the exons ATGAACCTCGG AGATGGCCTCCTGTTTGAGCTGGAAAACGGGAAACCCAGGTTGATTTTACTTAGTCACG GTGTTGAAAAGAATCCAAATAAG CTGCTTAGGCCCAGAGTGACGAACATCTTGAGCTCCAGACAGCCCTCCTGTTtggaggaggtgcagggagaGGAGCGTCCAGCCCGGCAGCAGGCAGGCAGATACAGAGAGGCCAGGAGCAaggcagcaggagcagccacCTCCTTGAACTCCCACACCTCCACAACCAGAGAGAGGAGCACCACTTTGATATCATCTAAGACGCAAGAACATCTGAACCAGGGCGGCATCAAAGCTGTTGCCAAG gtgaagtcagacagacacaaacagtcCTCCACCGTTGCATCCCCGAGAGCCAATGGGAAAACAGGGAAGCCTCAGAAAAGTGAGGCGCGAGCTGGAGGAAAGGCGGGACTAAAGGATGCGCCGGCCAGTGGGGATGCAGGACTGAGAGACAACATGGTGGTTCTGACCAGGGAGCaactccagcagctcctcaacACCATCAAGAGCCAACAACCACCAGAGGACCACAGAACCCAGG GCTCACAATCTGGCACCTCAGTGAATGAAGGAGAGATgaaggaggaagacagaggaggaggggaagtagtgaagaagggagaaggaggtggaggtggtggaggtggtggaggtgtaACTGATACAACTGAAACCTCTCAGGATAAAGACAACAG GATGGGGCAGCGACAGTCAGACAGCAGATCTGTCATCGACGCCAAGAAGGCTCAGTGGAGGAGAGAACTTG ACGAGCAGGTGGAATTGaaagcgcagcagcagcagcgttggGCTCCTGGGAGAATCCAG gctGAGGAGGACGCAGAGAGTGTGTTATCAGTTCACAGCTCGTTCAGCCACAGAGAGCAGCCTGCAGCCATCAGATCCAGCCTCAAGCTCGGG GAGGTCACACCAATGGCCGAAGTGTTGagtggtgggaggagggaggaggagaggagacggtgGCTGGAGGAACTGAAccgacagagagaggaggccaATGAACGCAAGAGGCGAGAGAAACTGCTCCAGAACCAG ACAGAGGACCATGAGCTCTGGGCCACACACTTTGACTCGATGCAGCAGAGGCCTCCTGTccacactgcagctccatcagctccacctccagccCCGTCCAGGGGGTCTGAGCGAGGGGACTGGGAGCCGTCCTCCAGCCTGTCCCTGGTCTGGGAGGCCACGAGCAGCTGTGGAGCAGAGAGTGTAGCGGGGGCCAGCGTGGACACGACCAACGGCTACCAGAGCAGAGCCAG CCATCTGAGGACCATGACTGCCCTGCTGGACCCCACCCAGatagaggaaagagagaggaggaggctcaaacagctggagcagcag AGAGCGATCGAAGCCCAGATGGaggagcagcggcagcagagggagcgagaggaggccaggaggagagaggaggaggaaacggAGGCGAGGAGGCTGTTGCTGGAgagggagaagctgcagagacagTATGAGCTGGACACACTGAGGGAGAGGCAGAAG gTGCAGGAGAAGTCGAGTCAACAGACGGAACAACCGAGGAAAGGCCACAGTGAGGAGAGACTGCAGGAGACGCCACAGCCCAGTG cAGTCACCACACGGGCTGAGCATTTGGAGGAGGATGTTAGCAGTTCAGTCCCCCCATTCAAAGACACTGCTGTACAGACAG AGGCAGTTCCTGCTCTCTCGCTCAGAGCAGAAGTTCAGACTCCTGACGTCTTTGCACAGTACCAGCCAGCTCCctttctgtctgctgctcctcctccaaaCAGCAAGAACCCGGCAGTGAGAACAGGcaaggagaacatctgtctgccaggaggaggaggaggaggaggaggaggaggaggaggaggaggaggaggaggaggagacccaTACGAAACGTTTGCCCGGACGGAGAGGAGCATGACGGACAAGAGGAGGCCAGAGTGGAACACGCAGAG GCCCAGCCGGAGGTTCGTTCCTGCCTCGGAGCGTTAccctgctgctctgcagaggaacagacagGAGAGTCGACTGAAGAGGCAGGCCGAGCTCGTCGCACTGCAGGGGAGGACATGTCTGTCCAGGACcgaggctcctcctcctcctgctcctcctccgcaCCAGGATCCTCGTCTCTGCTCCAACACACAGACCAGAACTGCAGCTCACAGTCAG GTGGGAGGACCGATCATCTCTCCAGCCTCCAGCAATGAAAG GGGGCGCTCTCCTCCCGTCCCTGCTGTCAGACACAGAGTGCAGAGTCAGCAGGCCTCcaatcctcttcctcctccagttcTGGACTTTATCCCTTATATCCGAACTGATGAAATCACTCTGGACCCACTGGAGCCTCCTGAGCTCCCCCCGCCACACACAG TTTCTCCTCAGAGCTCAgtgtctcctcctgctcctcctcatcaaGACCACTCCCACACAACTCGACAGCAGGAGATCCTGAGAAGCCTGGCTCAGCTACGGCAg gGTTTATTACAGAAGCAGAGAGAACTGGAGTCGGACCTGAACCCTCTACTGAAGCACCACAACAACGAGCTCAGGTCACCCTCGGCAATGCATCAcaagtga
- the ccdc66 gene encoding coiled-coil domain-containing protein 66 isoform X1 — protein MNLGDGLLFELENGKPRLILLSHGVEKNPNKLLRPRVTNILSSRQPSCLEEVQGEERPARQQAGRYREARSKAAGAATSLNSHTSTTRERSTTLISSKTQEHLNQGGIKAVAKVKSDRHKQSSTVASPRANGKTGKPQKSEARAGGKAGLKDAPASGDAGLRDNMVVLTREQLQQLLNTIKSQQPPEDHRTQGSQSGTSVNEGEMKEEDRGGGEVVKKGEGGGGGGGGGGVTDTTETSQDKDNRMSACLFSWMGQRQSDSRSVIDAKKAQWRRELDEQVELKAQQQQRWAPGRIQAEEDAESVLSVHSSFSHREQPAAIRSSLKLGEVTPMAEVLSGGRREEERRRWLEELNRQREEANERKRREKLLQNQTEDHELWATHFDSMQQRPPVHTAAPSAPPPAPSRGSERGDWEPSSSLSLVWEATSSCGAESVAGASVDTTNGYQSRASHLRTMTALLDPTQIEERERRRLKQLEQQRAIEAQMEEQRQQREREEARRREEEETEARRLLLEREKLQRQYELDTLRERQKVQEKSSQQTEQPRKGHSEERLQETPQPSAVTTRAEHLEEDVSSSVPPFKDTAVQTEAVPALSLRAEVQTPDVFAQYQPAPFLSAAPPPNSKNPAVRTGKENICLPGGGGGGGGGGGGGGGGGGDPYETFARTERSMTDKRRPEWNTQRPSRRFVPASERYPAALQRNRQESRLKRQAELVALQGRTCLSRTEAPPPPAPPPHQDPRLCSNTQTRTAAHSQVGGPIISPASSNERGRSPPVPAVRHRVQSQQASNPLPPPVLDFIPYIRTDEITLDPLEPPELPPPHTVSPQSSVSPPAPPHQDHSHTTRQQEILRSLAQLRQGLLQKQRELESDLNPLLKHHNNELRSPSAMHHK, from the exons ATGAACCTCGG AGATGGCCTCCTGTTTGAGCTGGAAAACGGGAAACCCAGGTTGATTTTACTTAGTCACG GTGTTGAAAAGAATCCAAATAAG CTGCTTAGGCCCAGAGTGACGAACATCTTGAGCTCCAGACAGCCCTCCTGTTtggaggaggtgcagggagaGGAGCGTCCAGCCCGGCAGCAGGCAGGCAGATACAGAGAGGCCAGGAGCAaggcagcaggagcagccacCTCCTTGAACTCCCACACCTCCACAACCAGAGAGAGGAGCACCACTTTGATATCATCTAAGACGCAAGAACATCTGAACCAGGGCGGCATCAAAGCTGTTGCCAAG gtgaagtcagacagacacaaacagtcCTCCACCGTTGCATCCCCGAGAGCCAATGGGAAAACAGGGAAGCCTCAGAAAAGTGAGGCGCGAGCTGGAGGAAAGGCGGGACTAAAGGATGCGCCGGCCAGTGGGGATGCAGGACTGAGAGACAACATGGTGGTTCTGACCAGGGAGCaactccagcagctcctcaacACCATCAAGAGCCAACAACCACCAGAGGACCACAGAACCCAGG GCTCACAATCTGGCACCTCAGTGAATGAAGGAGAGATgaaggaggaagacagaggaggaggggaagtagtgaagaagggagaaggaggtggaggtggtggaggtggtggaggtgtaACTGATACAACTGAAACCTCTCAGGATAAAGACAACAG gATGTCTGCGTGTTTGTTCAGCTGGATGGGGCAGCGACAGTCAGACAGCAGATCTGTCATCGACGCCAAGAAGGCTCAGTGGAGGAGAGAACTTG ACGAGCAGGTGGAATTGaaagcgcagcagcagcagcgttggGCTCCTGGGAGAATCCAG gctGAGGAGGACGCAGAGAGTGTGTTATCAGTTCACAGCTCGTTCAGCCACAGAGAGCAGCCTGCAGCCATCAGATCCAGCCTCAAGCTCGGG GAGGTCACACCAATGGCCGAAGTGTTGagtggtgggaggagggaggaggagaggagacggtgGCTGGAGGAACTGAAccgacagagagaggaggccaATGAACGCAAGAGGCGAGAGAAACTGCTCCAGAACCAG ACAGAGGACCATGAGCTCTGGGCCACACACTTTGACTCGATGCAGCAGAGGCCTCCTGTccacactgcagctccatcagctccacctccagccCCGTCCAGGGGGTCTGAGCGAGGGGACTGGGAGCCGTCCTCCAGCCTGTCCCTGGTCTGGGAGGCCACGAGCAGCTGTGGAGCAGAGAGTGTAGCGGGGGCCAGCGTGGACACGACCAACGGCTACCAGAGCAGAGCCAG CCATCTGAGGACCATGACTGCCCTGCTGGACCCCACCCAGatagaggaaagagagaggaggaggctcaaacagctggagcagcag AGAGCGATCGAAGCCCAGATGGaggagcagcggcagcagagggagcgagaggaggccaggaggagagaggaggaggaaacggAGGCGAGGAGGCTGTTGCTGGAgagggagaagctgcagagacagTATGAGCTGGACACACTGAGGGAGAGGCAGAAG gTGCAGGAGAAGTCGAGTCAACAGACGGAACAACCGAGGAAAGGCCACAGTGAGGAGAGACTGCAGGAGACGCCACAGCCCAGTG cAGTCACCACACGGGCTGAGCATTTGGAGGAGGATGTTAGCAGTTCAGTCCCCCCATTCAAAGACACTGCTGTACAGACAG AGGCAGTTCCTGCTCTCTCGCTCAGAGCAGAAGTTCAGACTCCTGACGTCTTTGCACAGTACCAGCCAGCTCCctttctgtctgctgctcctcctccaaaCAGCAAGAACCCGGCAGTGAGAACAGGcaaggagaacatctgtctgccaggaggaggaggaggaggaggaggaggaggaggaggaggaggaggaggaggaggagacccaTACGAAACGTTTGCCCGGACGGAGAGGAGCATGACGGACAAGAGGAGGCCAGAGTGGAACACGCAGAG GCCCAGCCGGAGGTTCGTTCCTGCCTCGGAGCGTTAccctgctgctctgcagaggaacagacagGAGAGTCGACTGAAGAGGCAGGCCGAGCTCGTCGCACTGCAGGGGAGGACATGTCTGTCCAGGACcgaggctcctcctcctcctgctcctcctccgcaCCAGGATCCTCGTCTCTGCTCCAACACACAGACCAGAACTGCAGCTCACAGTCAG GTGGGAGGACCGATCATCTCTCCAGCCTCCAGCAATGAAAG GGGGCGCTCTCCTCCCGTCCCTGCTGTCAGACACAGAGTGCAGAGTCAGCAGGCCTCcaatcctcttcctcctccagttcTGGACTTTATCCCTTATATCCGAACTGATGAAATCACTCTGGACCCACTGGAGCCTCCTGAGCTCCCCCCGCCACACACAG TTTCTCCTCAGAGCTCAgtgtctcctcctgctcctcctcatcaaGACCACTCCCACACAACTCGACAGCAGGAGATCCTGAGAAGCCTGGCTCAGCTACGGCAg gGTTTATTACAGAAGCAGAGAGAACTGGAGTCGGACCTGAACCCTCTACTGAAGCACCACAACAACGAGCTCAGGTCACCCTCGGCAATGCATCAcaagtga
- the ccdc66 gene encoding coiled-coil domain-containing protein 66 isoform X2: MNLGDGLLFELENGKPRLILLSHGVEKNPNKLLRPRVTNILSSRQPSCLEEVQGEERPARQQAGRYREARSKAAGAATSLNSHTSTTRERSTTLISSKTQEHLNQGGIKAVAKVKSDRHKQSSTVASPRANGKTGKPQKSEARAGGKAGLKDAPASGDAGLRDNMVVLTREQLQQLLNTIKSQQPPEDHRTQGSQSGTSVNEGEMKEEDRGGGEVVKKGEGGGGGGGGGGVTDTTETSQDKDNRMSACLFSWMGQRQSDSRSVIDAKKAQWRRELDEQVELKAQQQQRWAPGRIQAEEDAESVLSVHSSFSHREQPAAIRSSLKLGEVTPMAEVLSGGRREEERRRWLEELNRQREEANERKRREKLLQNQTEDHELWATHFDSMQQRPPVHTAAPSAPPPAPSRGSERGDWEPSSSLSLVWEATSSCGAESVAGASVDTTNGYQSRASHLRTMTALLDPTQIEERERRRLKQLEQQRAIEAQMEEQRQQREREEARRREEEETEARRLLLEREKLQRQYELDTLRERQKVQEKSSQQTEQPRKGHSEERLQETPQPSVTTRAEHLEEDVSSSVPPFKDTAVQTEAVPALSLRAEVQTPDVFAQYQPAPFLSAAPPPNSKNPAVRTGKENICLPGGGGGGGGGGGGGGGGGGDPYETFARTERSMTDKRRPEWNTQRPSRRFVPASERYPAALQRNRQESRLKRQAELVALQGRTCLSRTEAPPPPAPPPHQDPRLCSNTQTRTAAHSQVGGPIISPASSNERGRSPPVPAVRHRVQSQQASNPLPPPVLDFIPYIRTDEITLDPLEPPELPPPHTVSPQSSVSPPAPPHQDHSHTTRQQEILRSLAQLRQGLLQKQRELESDLNPLLKHHNNELRSPSAMHHK; this comes from the exons ATGAACCTCGG AGATGGCCTCCTGTTTGAGCTGGAAAACGGGAAACCCAGGTTGATTTTACTTAGTCACG GTGTTGAAAAGAATCCAAATAAG CTGCTTAGGCCCAGAGTGACGAACATCTTGAGCTCCAGACAGCCCTCCTGTTtggaggaggtgcagggagaGGAGCGTCCAGCCCGGCAGCAGGCAGGCAGATACAGAGAGGCCAGGAGCAaggcagcaggagcagccacCTCCTTGAACTCCCACACCTCCACAACCAGAGAGAGGAGCACCACTTTGATATCATCTAAGACGCAAGAACATCTGAACCAGGGCGGCATCAAAGCTGTTGCCAAG gtgaagtcagacagacacaaacagtcCTCCACCGTTGCATCCCCGAGAGCCAATGGGAAAACAGGGAAGCCTCAGAAAAGTGAGGCGCGAGCTGGAGGAAAGGCGGGACTAAAGGATGCGCCGGCCAGTGGGGATGCAGGACTGAGAGACAACATGGTGGTTCTGACCAGGGAGCaactccagcagctcctcaacACCATCAAGAGCCAACAACCACCAGAGGACCACAGAACCCAGG GCTCACAATCTGGCACCTCAGTGAATGAAGGAGAGATgaaggaggaagacagaggaggaggggaagtagtgaagaagggagaaggaggtggaggtggtggaggtggtggaggtgtaACTGATACAACTGAAACCTCTCAGGATAAAGACAACAG gATGTCTGCGTGTTTGTTCAGCTGGATGGGGCAGCGACAGTCAGACAGCAGATCTGTCATCGACGCCAAGAAGGCTCAGTGGAGGAGAGAACTTG ACGAGCAGGTGGAATTGaaagcgcagcagcagcagcgttggGCTCCTGGGAGAATCCAG gctGAGGAGGACGCAGAGAGTGTGTTATCAGTTCACAGCTCGTTCAGCCACAGAGAGCAGCCTGCAGCCATCAGATCCAGCCTCAAGCTCGGG GAGGTCACACCAATGGCCGAAGTGTTGagtggtgggaggagggaggaggagaggagacggtgGCTGGAGGAACTGAAccgacagagagaggaggccaATGAACGCAAGAGGCGAGAGAAACTGCTCCAGAACCAG ACAGAGGACCATGAGCTCTGGGCCACACACTTTGACTCGATGCAGCAGAGGCCTCCTGTccacactgcagctccatcagctccacctccagccCCGTCCAGGGGGTCTGAGCGAGGGGACTGGGAGCCGTCCTCCAGCCTGTCCCTGGTCTGGGAGGCCACGAGCAGCTGTGGAGCAGAGAGTGTAGCGGGGGCCAGCGTGGACACGACCAACGGCTACCAGAGCAGAGCCAG CCATCTGAGGACCATGACTGCCCTGCTGGACCCCACCCAGatagaggaaagagagaggaggaggctcaaacagctggagcagcag AGAGCGATCGAAGCCCAGATGGaggagcagcggcagcagagggagcgagaggaggccaggaggagagaggaggaggaaacggAGGCGAGGAGGCTGTTGCTGGAgagggagaagctgcagagacagTATGAGCTGGACACACTGAGGGAGAGGCAGAAG gTGCAGGAGAAGTCGAGTCAACAGACGGAACAACCGAGGAAAGGCCACAGTGAGGAGAGACTGCAGGAGACGCCACAGCCCAGTG TCACCACACGGGCTGAGCATTTGGAGGAGGATGTTAGCAGTTCAGTCCCCCCATTCAAAGACACTGCTGTACAGACAG AGGCAGTTCCTGCTCTCTCGCTCAGAGCAGAAGTTCAGACTCCTGACGTCTTTGCACAGTACCAGCCAGCTCCctttctgtctgctgctcctcctccaaaCAGCAAGAACCCGGCAGTGAGAACAGGcaaggagaacatctgtctgccaggaggaggaggaggaggaggaggaggaggaggaggaggaggaggaggaggaggagacccaTACGAAACGTTTGCCCGGACGGAGAGGAGCATGACGGACAAGAGGAGGCCAGAGTGGAACACGCAGAG GCCCAGCCGGAGGTTCGTTCCTGCCTCGGAGCGTTAccctgctgctctgcagaggaacagacagGAGAGTCGACTGAAGAGGCAGGCCGAGCTCGTCGCACTGCAGGGGAGGACATGTCTGTCCAGGACcgaggctcctcctcctcctgctcctcctccgcaCCAGGATCCTCGTCTCTGCTCCAACACACAGACCAGAACTGCAGCTCACAGTCAG GTGGGAGGACCGATCATCTCTCCAGCCTCCAGCAATGAAAG GGGGCGCTCTCCTCCCGTCCCTGCTGTCAGACACAGAGTGCAGAGTCAGCAGGCCTCcaatcctcttcctcctccagttcTGGACTTTATCCCTTATATCCGAACTGATGAAATCACTCTGGACCCACTGGAGCCTCCTGAGCTCCCCCCGCCACACACAG TTTCTCCTCAGAGCTCAgtgtctcctcctgctcctcctcatcaaGACCACTCCCACACAACTCGACAGCAGGAGATCCTGAGAAGCCTGGCTCAGCTACGGCAg gGTTTATTACAGAAGCAGAGAGAACTGGAGTCGGACCTGAACCCTCTACTGAAGCACCACAACAACGAGCTCAGGTCACCCTCGGCAATGCATCAcaagtga